The sequence below is a genomic window from Sinorhizobium terangae.
GGGCGCAGGCGCAGCACGGCGCGGGTGATGATGCCGAGCGTGCCCTCCGACCCGACGAAGAATTGACTGAGGTCGTAGCCGGTATTGTTCTTGATCATCTTGTTGAGCGAAGAGACTACCGTGCCGTCGGCGAGCACGACCTCGAGGCCGAGGACATTGTCGCGCGCGACGCCGTTGCGGATGACACGGATACCGCCGGCATTGGTGGCGAGGTTGCCGCCGATCTGGCATGAGCCGCGCGCGCCGAGATCGATCGGCAGCAGGAAGCCCGCGTCCTCGGCCGCGCGTTGCGCGACTTCAAGCGGTGTTCCGGCAAGCACCGTCATCGTCGCGGCCGCCGTATCGATCTCCTCAATACCGGAAAGCCGCTCCATCGAAATGACGATGTCGCCGCAGTCGGGGTTTGCGCCGCCGGCGAGCCCTGTCATGCCACCCTGCGGCACCACGCTTTGACGATGCGTGTTGCATATACTGAGCGCGGTCGCGACGTCGGCCGTGCTCGCCGGGCGAACCACGGCGCTTGGGAGGCTTCGCCCGGTAAGGCTCGCGTCGCTGCGATGGCGTTCGGTGATCCGGTCGCCGATCAGCACGGCATCGCCGAGGGTTCGGATGAGCTCTTCGATGACGGACATTACGTGCCGGTGCGCGCCAGCTCGGCGGTCTGTGTCGCGACGGTCCTTTGAACCTCAGGCAGCTTCTCCTCCTTGCGGAAGAGCTTCCACTTCGTCGGCCGGAAGGCGACGCGGGTGTGGTCGGTGGAAGTCGCGCGTTCCGGCGGCAGTTCGATTTCCACCGAGGGCTGCGTCCGCCCAAGGTCTAGCTCGAGATGGCGCGTTCCGGCCACGCGGCGGCTGCCCGTCACGAGGCCAGCCAGACAGCCGCCGCAGCCATCGATGAGCTCGACGTCATGCGGGCGGAAGTAGAGCGTCGCCTCTCCGTCCGGTTCGTCGGCGGCGCGCAGGCCGATCGGCCGGTCCTCGAACCAGATTTCACCGTTCGCAAGCGTTACGTTGAGGCTGTTCGACTGGCCAATGAATCCGTAGACGAAGGGCGAGACTGGACGATCATAGATTTCGTCCGGCGTACCGACCTGCTCGATCGCGCCCTTGCTCATGACGACGATACGGTCGGCGAGTTCGAGGGCCTCCTCCTGGTCGTGCGTGACGAAGATCGTGGTGTGACCGGTTCGATCGTGGATTTCCCTGAGCCAGCGTCTGAGTTCCTTACGTACCTGCGCGTCGAGCGCTCCGAAGGGCTCATCGAGCAGCAGCACGTTAGGCTCGACCGCCATGGCGCGCGCGAGCGCCACGCGCTGGCGCTGGCCGCCGGAAAGCTGGGCCGGATAGCGCCGTTCGAGACCGGAGAGCTGTACCAGATCGAGAAGATCAAGGGCCCGGCGGCGGATTTCGGCCGCTGGCGGCCGCCTGTTGGCCGGCCGTACCTTGAGCCCGAAGGAGACGTTGTCGAGCACCGTCATGTGCCGGAAAAGGGCGTAGTGCTGGAAGACGAAGCCGATGTTTCGTTGCTGCACCGTTTTCTTCGACGCATCCTCGTCGCCGAAGAAGATCATGCCCTCGGTCGGGCTCTCGAGCCCGGCGACGAGGCGCAGCAACGTGGTCTTCCCCGAGCCGGACGGGCCAAGCAAGGCGATCAGTTCGCCGGACCGGATATCGAGCGAGACGTCGTCGAGCGCCGGGAAGCGGCCGAATTCCTTGCGTATTTTCTGGACGCGGACTTCCATGGATGTCTGGACCTTTCAATGCCTGCGGCTGGCAGCGATCTCGTCGCTGTATCGAAGTTCAAGTGCCGT
It includes:
- a CDS encoding sulfate/molybdate ABC transporter ATP-binding protein, with protein sequence MEVRVQKIRKEFGRFPALDDVSLDIRSGELIALLGPSGSGKTTLLRLVAGLESPTEGMIFFGDEDASKKTVQQRNIGFVFQHYALFRHMTVLDNVSFGLKVRPANRRPPAAEIRRRALDLLDLVQLSGLERRYPAQLSGGQRQRVALARAMAVEPNVLLLDEPFGALDAQVRKELRRWLREIHDRTGHTTIFVTHDQEEALELADRIVVMSKGAIEQVGTPDEIYDRPVSPFVYGFIGQSNSLNVTLANGEIWFEDRPIGLRAADEPDGEATLYFRPHDVELIDGCGGCLAGLVTGSRRVAGTRHLELDLGRTQPSVEIELPPERATSTDHTRVAFRPTKWKLFRKEEKLPEVQRTVATQTAELARTGT